The sequence TCATACGGTTCAGTTGTAGGCTTCACTGAAACTTTAAAATATGCAAACAATGTAGGGTTGGAAAATATTGAAAATTACAACAGAAAATTATCCGAAAAACTAAGAGAGAATCTTCAGAATTCAGGTTTTAAGGTTTTAGATCAGGGAAATCGATTAAGCAGTATTGTGACTTTTTGTGGTGCGGATAATGATTTAGAGAATATTCAGAAAGTCCTTACAGAAAATAATGTATTCTTCTCTGTAAGTTATAAAAATTCTGCACTGATTGACTTTACTAACAAAAATGTGCCTGGAGCGATACGGCTTTCTCCCCATTATTTTAATACGATGGAAGAAATTGAAAAAATATCCGAAATTTTAAAAGGATAATTTGACTTTGAGAGTTTCAGTCAACTTCAGAATAATTAATTTTTCATAAGCTGAAACTCTCAAAGTCAAAAGTTTATTTTTTAACCAGAATTTTCTCCGTTGCTTTTTTACTTAAAACTTCGTGCTTTCCGTCAACTTCAACGGTTACAGATTTATCAAAATCTTCAATTTTAATGATCTTTATTTTAGTATTCAGGAGAAGTTTTCTTTCGGTTAGGTAGTTCAGAAAAGCATCATCCGATAAGGTTACAGAAGCAAAAATGACATTTTCGCCAACTTTGCAGTCGCTTAATTTCTGTAAATCCATCGAGATAATATTTCCGTCTTTATCCGGAATAGGTTCTCCGTGAGGATCGAATTTGGGATGATCTAAAATTTCATCCATCTTATCAAAAAATATTTTTGAGTGAACGTGTTCCAGCTGTTCGGCAATTTCATGAACATTTTCCCATCCGAAGTTCATTTTTTTAACCAGAAACATTTCGGTCAGTCTGTGTTTTCTGACCACCAATGCAGCTTCACGTCTGCCTTTTTCAGTAACTTTCAGTGGTTTGTAGGTTTCGTAGATAACCCATTTTTTTCTGAAAATTTCTTCATCATATTATTAACGCTCGGCATTTTCACATTGAGGAATTTGCTGAGTTCGTTAATCGTCACTTTACCTTCATTGTCAACTAAATGAAACAAAGCCTTCAGATAATTTTCTTCGGTTAATGTTGTCTTCAAAATGTTAGATGATTTTCGTTACAAATCTAACAAAATAATATTTAAAATTGAGTCTTGTTATTTTAAGTTTTTTTAATTTTACACAATGAAATTTTCATTCAAAAACGACTATTCTGAGGGTTGTCATCCCAAAATTCTTGAAGCACTTGTACATTATAACCTCGATCAGCAGGCTGGTTATGGAGAAGATCAGTATTCAGTGAAAGCTAAAGATTTAATTAAAGAAAAAATAAATAATCCAGATTCTGATGTCTATTTTGTCTCAGGTGGAACTCAGGCAAATCTTATTGTTATTTCTTCCATTTTAAAGCCTTATCAATGTGTGATTTCTGCGGCGACTGGACATATTCTGAATAATGAAACCGGAGCGATTGAAGCGACAGGACATAAAATTTTAAGCATTGAAAAAGAAGACGGAAAATTAACTCCATCCGATATTATTCCTGTCCTGGAAAATCACAAAAATATTCCGCACCAAGTAATGCCGAAGCTGGTGTACATCTCTAATTCTACTGAACTTGGAACGGTTTATACAAAAAATGAATTGGAAGGTTTATCCCTTTTCTGCAGAGACAATAATCTGTATTTATTCATGGATGGAGCAAGATTAGGACATGCTTTAACATCCGAAATTAGCGATTTAAGTTTAGAAGATGTAGCGAAATTAACCGATGTTTTTTATCTTGGTGGAACAAAAAACGGAGCGTTACTAGGCGAAGCGATTATCATCAACAATCTGCTGTTGCAGGAAGATTTTGCATTTAATATCAAACAAAAAGGAGCGTTGTTGGCAAAAGGTCGTTTATTGGGAATTCAGTTTTTAGAATTGATGCAGAATGATTTATATTTTGATCTGGCAAAACACGCCAACCAACAAGCCATGAAAATAAAAAATGCTTTACTGCAAAAGGGAGCATCTTTTCTATCTGACACCTTTACCAATCAGATTTTCCCAATTTTAAGCCATGAGCTTATTGGAATTTTATTAGAGAAATTTGAATTTTATGTTTGGAAAAATATCGATGAAAAGTCATCTGCCATCCGTTTGATTACCTCATGGAATACGAGCGACGAAGCAGTTGATGACTTTATAGAAATTATTGATAATCATTAAAAAAATCTCTCGCAGATTAAAGGGATTACGCAGATTTTTTTTGATTGAAATTAATCTGCGTAATCTACAAAATCAGCGAGAGTTTTAAACTTTCAACACTCTCTTAAAGCATTATACATCTTTTGTTTCTCTGTGGTAAAATTATTAATTCAGAACTTCATTAATTTTCGGGTATTCTGAAATTTTTCTGAATACAAAACGATTGGTTTTTTGTAGTTTTTCAATAAATAAATCCAATTCATTTACAGAATCGGCATCCGTTAAATATTGATCGTGAGTAAGAAAAACCAGATGTCTTGAAGTTTTTTCGAGATCATTAAAAAAGATACTGTCCACTTTTTTTAGCATGACCTGATGATTATCTTTAAGCTGCATTTTATTGGTGGGTTTCCATTCGAGATCCCAGCCGATTACTTTATAACCTGCAGTTTTTAATCTGTTTGCAGCTTCATTTGAAGTTTTGATATCGGTACTCGTAATATTATTGAGTCTCCAGATATTTCTTCCAGGAGTTCTGGCAATTTTATTCTGTAATCTTAAACTGTCTTTTGCAGTATCAAAATCATGCACAACCATTGCAGGATTTTGATAGAAATCTGTGTATCTGTTGTGAGCATGGGTGTGACTATGATTAGCCAATTCGATTAATTTGTCTTTTCTGAGAGATTCGAGGTCGTCTTTTTGTCGTTTGCTTCCGTTGGCATGTTCGCCCACTAAAAATGCAGTGGCACAAACATTTCGTTTATGAAGAATTTTAAGAAGATTTTCAGTACCGCGATTGGGACCATCATCAAAAGTGAGATAGATAACTCTTTTGTCTGACATGACTTCATCATCATCAATTTTCAAAACTTGCTTTGCGACGGGAGGTTCTTTAGAAATCATCGTTTCAGATTCTTTCTTGTCTTTTTTCTGATTACAACTTGTAAACAAAATTGATGTTGCACCGAACACTGCAACCATCCCTAGAAAAGTCCTGTTAAAAGACTTTTCCGCAAAAGTTTTTTTCATAAAAATTGATGGATATTAAATTGTTAAAAAATGTTAATTTTCAAGTTTTAAATTTAGCAATTTTAATACCACTATTTGTGAGAAATTTTTAGATTTAATTAAATTTTAATAAAAATTATTAAGCCAAAATTTTTTGAAGATATAAACCATTTTTAATCGCCGAAATCCCCCAGGTATTATTGAAAAATATAAATGATTTCAAACCTGAATTTTTAATTTTCTCTGCCAAATTATTTAAAAAACCTTCTGAATATTCTGATTTATAAAGTATAGGTTTTCCGTGAAGTCGATAATAAAGTACATCATTTGAATTGATTACAATATCTTCTGAAAGGTTTCCCGGAAAACTTACACCAGAGAAAATGATTTTATTGTCGTTTAGAATTTTATAAATTTGATTATTCCACCAAGATTCATGACGGAATTCAATAACATTTAAAAATTGAAAATCAATATTTTCTAAAATCCGGTTTAAATTTTCTTCCGTATTTTTAAACGAAGGTGGAAACTGATATAAAAATCCGGCAAGTTTTTCTTTTAAATTGCTTTGAATATGCATGCAGAATTCGATGATTTCTTCTTTGCAGTTTTCCAGTCTTTTTTCATGTGAAATGATCTTTGGAATTTTAATGAAAAATTTAAAATCTTCCGGAGTTTCATCAAACCATTTTTGAAGTGTTTTGGAAGTTGGCTTTCTGTAAAATGTAGAATTGATTTCAACAGCATTGAACTGCTGAGAATACAAACTTAAATAATCTTTACTTTTGGCATCTTCAGGATACAAAGTTCCCTTCCAATCGTTGTTGTAAAAACCCGAGCACCCAATGTAAAGATTTTCTTTTTTCATTTTCAAAATTCAATTAATTTATTTCTCGCTGATTTTTCAGATTAAGCAGATTCTTTTAGTTTAAACTATTTTAAGATTATTATTTTTTAAATCAAATTAATCTGCGAGAGAAAATTTCAACGAAGATTTATTTCACATTCAAATCAACAGAATTCAATCTCAACGAATTTAAAATCACAGACAAAGAACTGATGCTCATTGCCGCTGCAGCGATCATTGGAGACAATAATATTCCGAAAAAAGGATACAACAATCCTGCCGCAATCGGAATTCCCAGAACATTATAAATAAAGGCGAAAAATAGATTTTCTTTGATGTTTTTAAGAAGCTTTTCACTTAGAATTTTTGCTTTGGTAACACCAATCAAATCTCCTTTTAATAAGGTAATTTCTGCACTTTCAATAGCGACGTCGGTTCCTGTTCCCATGGCGATCCCGATATTGGCTTGCGCTAAAGCAGGGGAGTCGTTGATTCCGTCGCCGGTCATCGCTACTATTTTTCCTTGTTGCTGAAGTTTTTTGACTTCATTTAATTTATCTTCAGGAAGACAATTGGCTTTAAAATGTTTAATTCCAAGAGCGTCTGCAACAGCTTTTGCGTTATGTTCATTATCGCCTGTCATCATAATGACGTCAATTCCGTCATTCAGAAGTAATTCGACTGCTTTTTTCGAGCTCTCTTTTATTTTATCGGTAAAACTGATTAAACCTAAAACTTCATTTTCCTGCGCAACGTAAGAAATTGTATGCGCTTTTGATTGAATTTCAATTGCTTTCTGTTTTAAAATTTCAGGAATCAGAATTTGATTTGAAGTCAGTAAATTTTCATTTCCTAAATAAACGGTTTTTCCGTTGATAGTTCCTTTCACACCTTTCCCAGAAATGTTTTCAAAATCACTTACTTTTTCAGCCGAAATATTTTCATATTTTGCTTTTTTAATCACTGCATTTGACAGTGGATGTTCTGAATTTTGATTTAAAGAATAGGCTAACTTTAAAACTAAATTTTGATCATTATTTAAAGTTTCAATATGCTCAACCGACGGCTTTCCTTCAGTCAAAGTGCCTGTTTTATCGGTAATTAAAACGTTTACTTTATTCATTTGTTCAAGTGCTTCGGCATTTTTAATTAAAATACCATTCTTAGCTCCTTTACCAATTCCTACCATCAAAGACATCGGCGTTGCCAAACCTAAAGCACACGGACAAGCCACGATGAGAACGGCAACGGCATTCACAAAAGCAAACAAACTTTTTTTACCTTCCGGTCCAAAAAACTGCCATAAAATAAAGGTAATAACCGCAACTAAAATAACTACCGGAACAAAAACTTTTGCTACTTTATCCGTCAGTTTTTGTATCGGAGCACGACTTCGGCTCGCATCGTTGACCATTTTAATAATCTTTGAAAGCAACGTTTCATCGCCCACTTTTTCAGCTTTCATGATAAAAACGTGATTCCCGTTAATGGTTCCTGACGTTACTTTGTCATCCAGATTTTTCTCTACAGGAATAGGTTCGCCGGTTATCATACTTTCGTCAACCACAGAATTTCCTTCCGTAATTTTTCCATCCACAGGAATTTTTTCGCCGGGTTTTACTTTTAATAGATCTCCAATTTTTATTTCTGAAAGCGGAACTTTTTTTTCCTCGCCATTTACCATTAAATTGGCTTCATCCGGAGAAAGATTCATCAATTCTTTGATGGCATTTCCTGTTTTCTTGTGAGCAACAGCTTCCATTAGCTGACCTAAAATAACTAAGGTGATAATGACACAAACTGCCTCAAAATACAACGGGCTTTTATGATTATGCCCTCGAATTTCGTGAGGAACAATATCTGGGAAAAGTAAAGCAACAATGCTAAACAAAAACGCAGCGGAAACACCTAAAGCAATCAGGCTAAACATATTCAGGTTCCAAGTTTTAAATGAAATAAATCCTCTTTTCATCAAAAACCATCCTGAGTAGAACAGCACAGGAATCGTTAAAACAAGTTCAATGTAACCTTGAATTTGATGTGAAAAAGGAAAATCAATAAACATTCCGCCCATCGAAAGAATAAAAACGGGAATTGTGAATGCTAACGAAGTGATGAATTTTCTTTTTAAAATATTGAACGTTTCATCTTCTTGATTGTCACCATTTTTATCAGGATATCTTACCAAGTCCATTCCGCAAACAGGACAGCCAACGTTGGAGTCATAGGTTTTATCTCCTTCACAAAACATTGGGCAATAATATTTCCCCGCCATGTCATCCGTAACTTTTGGTTTTTCCTGATGCTGATGATTGTGGGAATGCGAATGATGATTTGAAACTGAATTTTTAACTAAATCTTCCGTGATTTTTTCTAAATGCATGTGACAAACCGGACAGTCGCCTTTTTCATCATAAATTTTGTCACCCTCACAGAACATCGGACAGTAATAATCACCGATATGATCTTTAAAATTTTCAGGTAAATTGGTTTTAGAAAAAGTAGGTTTAAAATTGGGATCTTTTGCCAATTTTTCCTCAATCGGAACTAAAAACATGTTGCAGACCGGACATCTTTCGCCCTGCTTAAAATATACTTTTTCGCCTTCGCATTCCATCGGGCAATAATAAACGGAAGATGGAGAAACTCTATCCTGAGGTTTTACAAAAACTTTATCTGGATTATGTGGGTCTTCAAGTTTATAATTTCCTGCTTCTTCTAAGGCTTTATTTAATTCATTTAATTTAATTTCTCGATCAGAATTGATGGTCGCTGTATTGCTTTTGAGATCAATATCTGCATTTATATTTTCAAGACTGTTGAGTTTTTCTGAAATTTTATTTTGGCAACCTGAGCAGGTCATCCCAAGTATTTTATATTGTTTTTGCATTATCTTAAATTTATTCTACAAATTTCCAAAATGAAAATGGAAGACTGTTATAAATTTAAGGATAATAGTTACAGAATTTGGTTAGTTAGCTAAAGTTGTTAGACTGTAACTAAATAACTGATGACTCATTCGCTTTTCAAATTTGATCCAACGGTTTTCTGTTCTGAACTTCTAGTTTTTTAAACTGAGTAGGGGTGTAGCCCGTTGTACTTTTAAATTGCGAGGAAAGATGCTGCACACTTTTATAACCCATGTGTCCGGCAATTTCGGTTAAAGTAAAATCGTTGTTGAAAAGAAGTTCTTTAACTTTTTCAATTTTTTGGAGAATATAATATTGCTCTAAAGTGACATTTTCGTTTTGCGAAAAAACTTTAGATAAAGAACTGTAATCTTTGTGTAAGGCACTACTTAGGAAATTTGATAAAACAAAATTTTCATCTGTATCTAATCTTCCTATTTTTAGAATAACAAGATTTTTAATATTTTCGATAAGTTGTTGAGAGGGGGCTTTTAAAATTTCAAAGCCAATTTCTTCAAGCTTATTTTCAATTGGGAGCAACTCATTTTCTGAAATGTCAGATTCAGTCTCAACTTCTCCTAATTGGATACATTGAACCTTAATTTCAGATTTTTTAAAAATATCAGCAACGGCGGAAATACAACGGTCGCAAACCATATTTTTTATGAGAATTTTCATGACGGGTTGCCCAATCGGTCTTTTACAAATTCTACTTTTGTTTTTCCGTGCGGTGAAGGATTTCCGTCTTCATTAAGATTTACCATTACAATTCTGTCAACAGTAATGATGGTTTGATGGGTCATTTTGTTTCTTACAGCGCATTTTAAAGTTAATGAAGTTGACCCAAAAGCTGAAACTTCAATTCCAATTTCTATAATATCCCCCTGTTTTGCAGAACTTACAAAGTTGATTTCTGAGATATATTTTGTTACCACTTTTTTGTTTTCAAGTTGAATTACAGCATACAAAGCTGCTTCCTCATCGATCCATTGTAAAAGTCTTCCTCCAAAAAGTGATTGGTTAGGATTTAAATCTTCAGGTTTTACCCATTTTCTGGTGTGATAATTCATGAAATTGATATTTGAAACACAAATTTAATGTTTAAAACTGAATTTTTTGTGTGTTTATCATGTTTTAATCAAAACGAGAGCATTTATAAACTCAATTATTTTCACTTGGAACGCATCGCTTTTACTTTTTTGAACGAATCATTTTTTAGGAAATTCTGATATTTTTCACTCTCAATTGGAATCATTTCGACTTTATTTTCTGCATTATGATAGAATCCAAATCCATATCTTTTTGTTAGAGCTGAACAGCGAAGACAAGGTTGACCTTTGGAAAAGAACTTATCTCTTTCATGCTCTTTTTCCTTGTCTGAAATGTCATTTTTAATCATATAATATTTGAAACTGAGATCGTCTGAAGTGTATTTGTATGGATTTTTGCTTAAAAATCCATACTGCAAATTCGCAACTGTTTTTTCTTTCTTTTCAGATGGAATCTGACTTTCTGAAACAGGGCAGTCTTCTGCAACTTCAATAAACGTATTGATAGAGTTTGTAGTGTGGTATTTCATATCTATTTTTAATGGTTTTGAGGTGTATTTTAAGGATGTATTGATTGTAAATATTTCATGTAAATGTTTGATTTAAAGCTAAATTACTACAATCTTATATTAAATTTTCTTTAATAGATGAAATAGTTTAAAAAAAGTTTTGATTTATTTAATTTAATTGTATCTTGCAAGCGTTTATATCAGGAATCAATATTATGTTCATTATTATGTTGCTTTTCTTTTATACCAGAATTTATATTAATTTTTAATTTTTTTTTACAATGAACATTTTTGTTTCAAACATCAATTACGCAACTAAAGAATATGAGTTGCACGATTTATTCGCAGAATTTGGCGATGTATCATCTGCTAAAATTGTTACAGACAGAGAAACTGGTCGTTCTAGAGGTTTCGGTTTCGTAGAAATGGGTGACGAAGAAGGAGCTCAAGCTATCGAAGCTCTTAATCAAAAAGAACTTAACGGAAAGATTCTTAACGTGTCTGAGGCTAAGCCAAGAGAAGAAAAACCAAGAAGAAGTTTTGATAATAACAGAAGCGGAGGTGGAAGTTATGGTAACAACCGTTCAGGAGGTAACTCTGGTGGTGGTAGTTACGGAAACAACAACAACCGTGGAGGTAACGGAGGCGGCGGAAGTCGTTGGTAAAAAATTGAAGCGGCTTTTAAGCCGCTTTTTTTATGTCTTTATTGTAAGAAAAAATAGTATTGAATTAATTTTCTGTTTTAAACTAACAACCAGAAACTAATAACTAAACTACTAATCTTTTTTCTTCTTCTTTTTCTTATCCTTTCCTTTTTTATCTTTCTTAGGATTCAGTATTTCTTCAGCATATTCGAGAGTTGGAGTTTTTACTTTTACAGGTTTCATTTCAATTTTAAGATCAAAATATTCTTTAAGATCATTCTGAGATACCAGATTTTCTTTAAACAAAAATTCTAAAATTTCTTTGCCAGAATTATTGAAAAAATTCTGCGTGAGTTCTCTCAATATAAATTTTTTATACTCGTCAAAAGGAACGATGACGCTGTATTTAAAAATACGGCCTTCTTTTTCTGTAGATAAATAACCTTTTTCAACCAATATTTTCAGGTAAGTAGAAACTGTATTTTGATGCGGTTTTGGTTCAGGATGTTTCTCCATGACATCTTTTAAATAAAAAGAATTTAAGTCCCAAAAAAGCTTCATTAAGTTCTCTTCTGCTGATGTAAGATGATTTATTTTCATATTTAAATTTTATAAAATAGTAGGGTATCGCTTTTTCGCAAAGTATTTATTTGATTGTAGTTTCCACAGGAATCACTTCAGTCGGTATATCATTGCGCTGATACTTATTGTTGCAATAAAGATAAATAAAAGAAACCAAAACAGCGATGCCTGCTCCCGTAAATACTTC comes from Chryseobacterium sp. 3008163 and encodes:
- a CDS encoding aminotransferase class V-fold PLP-dependent enzyme; the protein is MGAYWSEFNDYELFKTAKRFEYFEHSYGSVVGFTETLKYANNVGLENIENYNRKLSEKLRENLQNSGFKVLDQGNRLSSIVTFCGADNDLENIQKVLTENNVFFSVSYKNSALIDFTNKNVPGAIRLSPHYFNTMEEIEKISEILKG
- a CDS encoding threonine aldolase family protein, which produces MKFSFKNDYSEGCHPKILEALVHYNLDQQAGYGEDQYSVKAKDLIKEKINNPDSDVYFVSGGTQANLIVISSILKPYQCVISAATGHILNNETGAIEATGHKILSIEKEDGKLTPSDIIPVLENHKNIPHQVMPKLVYISNSTELGTVYTKNELEGLSLFCRDNNLYLFMDGARLGHALTSEISDLSLEDVAKLTDVFYLGGTKNGALLGEAIIINNLLLQEDFAFNIKQKGALLAKGRLLGIQFLELMQNDLYFDLAKHANQQAMKIKNALLQKGASFLSDTFTNQIFPILSHELIGILLEKFEFYVWKNIDEKSSAIRLITSWNTSDEAVDDFIEIIDNH
- a CDS encoding polysaccharide deacetylase family protein gives rise to the protein MKKTFAEKSFNRTFLGMVAVFGATSILFTSCNQKKDKKESETMISKEPPVAKQVLKIDDDEVMSDKRVIYLTFDDGPNRGTENLLKILHKRNVCATAFLVGEHANGSKRQKDDLESLRKDKLIELANHSHTHAHNRYTDFYQNPAMVVHDFDTAKDSLRLQNKIARTPGRNIWRLNNITSTDIKTSNEAANRLKTAGYKVIGWDLEWKPTNKMQLKDNHQVMLKKVDSIFFNDLEKTSRHLVFLTHDQYLTDADSVNELDLFIEKLQKTNRFVFRKISEYPKINEVLN
- a CDS encoding DUF72 domain-containing protein, whose amino-acid sequence is MKKENLYIGCSGFYNNDWKGTLYPEDAKSKDYLSLYSQQFNAVEINSTFYRKPTSKTLQKWFDETPEDFKFFIKIPKIISHEKRLENCKEEIIEFCMHIQSNLKEKLAGFLYQFPPSFKNTEENLNRILENIDFQFLNVIEFRHESWWNNQIYKILNDNKIIFSGVSFPGNLSEDIVINSNDVLYYRLHGKPILYKSEYSEGFLNNLAEKIKNSGLKSFIFFNNTWGISAIKNGLYLQKILA
- a CDS encoding heavy metal translocating P-type ATPase — encoded protein: MQKQYKILGMTCSGCQNKISEKLNSLENINADIDLKSNTATINSDREIKLNELNKALEEAGNYKLEDPHNPDKVFVKPQDRVSPSSVYYCPMECEGEKVYFKQGERCPVCNMFLVPIEEKLAKDPNFKPTFSKTNLPENFKDHIGDYYCPMFCEGDKIYDEKGDCPVCHMHLEKITEDLVKNSVSNHHSHSHNHQHQEKPKVTDDMAGKYYCPMFCEGDKTYDSNVGCPVCGMDLVRYPDKNGDNQEDETFNILKRKFITSLAFTIPVFILSMGGMFIDFPFSHQIQGYIELVLTIPVLFYSGWFLMKRGFISFKTWNLNMFSLIALGVSAAFLFSIVALLFPDIVPHEIRGHNHKSPLYFEAVCVIITLVILGQLMEAVAHKKTGNAIKELMNLSPDEANLMVNGEEKKVPLSEIKIGDLLKVKPGEKIPVDGKITEGNSVVDESMITGEPIPVEKNLDDKVTSGTINGNHVFIMKAEKVGDETLLSKIIKMVNDASRSRAPIQKLTDKVAKVFVPVVILVAVITFILWQFFGPEGKKSLFAFVNAVAVLIVACPCALGLATPMSLMVGIGKGAKNGILIKNAEALEQMNKVNVLITDKTGTLTEGKPSVEHIETLNNDQNLVLKLAYSLNQNSEHPLSNAVIKKAKYENISAEKVSDFENISGKGVKGTINGKTVYLGNENLLTSNQILIPEILKQKAIEIQSKAHTISYVAQENEVLGLISFTDKIKESSKKAVELLLNDGIDVIMMTGDNEHNAKAVADALGIKHFKANCLPEDKLNEVKKLQQQGKIVAMTGDGINDSPALAQANIGIAMGTGTDVAIESAEITLLKGDLIGVTKAKILSEKLLKNIKENLFFAFIYNVLGIPIAAGLLYPFFGILLSPMIAAAAMSISSLSVILNSLRLNSVDLNVK
- a CDS encoding helix-turn-helix domain-containing protein; this translates as MKILIKNMVCDRCISAVADIFKKSEIKVQCIQLGEVETESDISENELLPIENKLEEIGFEILKAPSQQLIENIKNLVILKIGRLDTDENFVLSNFLSSALHKDYSSLSKVFSQNENVTLEQYYILQKIEKVKELLFNNDFTLTEIAGHMGYKSVQHLSSQFKSTTGYTPTQFKKLEVQNRKPLDQI
- a CDS encoding acyl-CoA thioesterase, with translation MNYHTRKWVKPEDLNPNQSLFGGRLLQWIDEEAALYAVIQLENKKVVTKYISEINFVSSAKQGDIIEIGIEVSAFGSTSLTLKCAVRNKMTHQTIITVDRIVMVNLNEDGNPSPHGKTKVEFVKDRLGNPS
- a CDS encoding DUF6157 family protein, whose protein sequence is MKYHTTNSINTFIEVAEDCPVSESQIPSEKKEKTVANLQYGFLSKNPYKYTSDDLSFKYYMIKNDISDKEKEHERDKFFSKGQPCLRCSALTKRYGFGFYHNAENKVEMIPIESEKYQNFLKNDSFKKVKAMRSK
- a CDS encoding RNA recognition motif domain-containing protein encodes the protein MNIFVSNINYATKEYELHDLFAEFGDVSSAKIVTDRETGRSRGFGFVEMGDEEGAQAIEALNQKELNGKILNVSEAKPREEKPRRSFDNNRSGGGSYGNNRSGGNSGGGSYGNNNNRGGNGGGGSRW
- a CDS encoding BlaI/MecI/CopY family transcriptional regulator: MKINHLTSAEENLMKLFWDLNSFYLKDVMEKHPEPKPHQNTVSTYLKILVEKGYLSTEKEGRIFKYSVIVPFDEYKKFILRELTQNFFNNSGKEILEFLFKENLVSQNDLKEYFDLKIEMKPVKVKTPTLEYAEEILNPKKDKKGKDKKKKKKKD